In one window of Phycisphaerales bacterium DNA:
- a CDS encoding alpha/beta hydrolase has translation MTRRPRRLAVPANYPAIFWMLACTLVVAGVGCRHETRLVDTPRVMVGERGGQVYSAVPEHLRTPDIPVVYFTDRRDRTLDSDDPFAMPDYGSQRSQDINFGVARVGLLPEPTWEQLVDDSTSADRPRDYTLRVESVERTGTIASLEGRLRVEGGEVVYPAGASAAFAQDLADFRATLAPFLTDGPEGNAAIVFVHGFNNTFDDAILRLGQTWHAAGRQGVPIAFTWPAGFDAFFKPVAYNHDRESGEFSVLQLKTLLMALAANEDIDRIHLVAHSRGTDVTTTALREIAAEIEAAQGRTFFSQRTHQTLGERVEFVEPSFAEGLRPSDVLKLETLVLVAPDLDLDIFTQRFLSERVMRIARRVVVYTSKEDGALGLARLFFASRGRLGDAQLDDFDPISRSLINDLPGIEIVECRVGGVSTHAYLFEHPAALSDMIMVIRDGLKPAGNDSAREDTTSESPRRGMLPSARPLEMLEPGFYVLDESYLRPSGESPDG, from the coding sequence ATGACGAGACGACCGCGCCGCCTCGCCGTTCCCGCCAACTACCCCGCCATCTTCTGGATGCTCGCGTGCACGCTCGTCGTCGCCGGCGTCGGCTGCCGGCACGAGACGCGCCTGGTCGATACGCCGCGCGTGATGGTCGGCGAGCGCGGCGGGCAGGTGTACTCGGCCGTGCCCGAGCACCTGCGGACGCCCGACATCCCGGTCGTCTACTTCACCGATCGCCGCGATCGCACGCTCGACAGCGACGACCCCTTCGCGATGCCCGACTACGGCAGCCAGCGCAGCCAGGACATCAACTTCGGCGTGGCGCGGGTTGGCCTGCTGCCCGAGCCGACCTGGGAGCAACTGGTCGACGACAGCACGAGCGCGGACCGGCCCCGTGACTACACCCTGCGCGTCGAGTCGGTCGAGCGGACCGGCACCATCGCGTCGCTTGAGGGGCGGCTGCGCGTCGAGGGCGGCGAGGTGGTCTACCCCGCCGGGGCGTCGGCCGCCTTCGCCCAGGACCTGGCCGACTTTCGCGCGACGCTGGCGCCCTTCCTGACCGATGGGCCAGAGGGCAACGCGGCGATCGTCTTCGTGCACGGGTTCAACAACACCTTCGATGACGCCATCCTGCGCCTGGGCCAGACCTGGCACGCGGCGGGGCGGCAGGGCGTCCCGATCGCGTTCACGTGGCCGGCCGGCTTCGACGCGTTCTTCAAGCCCGTGGCGTACAACCACGACCGCGAGTCGGGCGAGTTCAGCGTGCTGCAGCTCAAGACGCTGCTGATGGCCCTGGCCGCCAACGAGGACATCGACCGCATCCACTTGGTCGCCCACAGCCGCGGCACCGACGTGACGACGACGGCGCTGCGCGAGATCGCCGCCGAGATCGAGGCGGCCCAGGGCCGGACGTTCTTCAGCCAGCGCACGCACCAGACCCTGGGCGAGCGGGTCGAGTTCGTCGAGCCATCGTTCGCCGAAGGGTTGCGGCCCTCGGACGTGCTCAAGCTCGAGACGCTCGTGCTCGTGGCGCCCGACCTGGACCTGGACATCTTCACCCAGCGGTTCCTATCCGAACGGGTCATGCGCATCGCGCGGCGGGTCGTCGTGTACACGTCGAAGGAGGACGGCGCCCTGGGGCTCGCCCGCCTGTTCTTCGCCAGCCGCGGCCGCCTGGGCGATGCGCAGCTGGACGACTTCGACCCGATCAGCCGGTCGCTCATCAACGACCTGCCGGGCATCGAGATCGTCGAGTGCCGCGTGGGCGGCGTGAGCACGCACGCCTACCTCTTCGAGCACCCCGCGGCGTTGTCGGACATGATCATGGTGATCCGCGATGGGCTGAAGCCCGCTGGCAACGATAGCGCCAGGGAAGACACGACAAGCGAATCCCCGCGGCGTGGCATGTTGCCCTCGGCACGCCCGCTGGAGATGCTCGAGCCGGGTTTCTACGTGCTCGACGAGTCGTACTTGCGGCCCTCGGGCGAATCACCGGACGGTTGA
- a CDS encoding divalent metal cation transporter has product MPPPTPATPNFLKALGPGILFAGAAIGVSHLVQSTRAGAVYGLSLVLLVVLAHLMKLPAMLFGPRYAAATGRSLLHAYRAQGPATLGAFAAIQVGTMFTIQAAVTAVTAALVKPLVVDPLLARAGIAESGAPLWVVAAGILLVCIGLLACGGFKWLDRVVKALMLVMAVSTVFAAAMQVPNLDLGATPVWPTQWNLALLVFAVALVGWMPAPLDITVWHSLWSLARNRQTGHAASKRECELDFYIGFALCVVLALAFVVLGAALLYGTGVEPAAGAGGFANQLIGLYTDSLGQWSRPLIATCAIAVMFSTTITVLDAIPRTMSALFGEFRGVEPKGNRGYWVWLAVLAAGAIVILAVFLRSLSDMVDLATTLSFLGTPAIAYFNHRAMTSTAVPAEHKPARWLIVLSWAGIAFWTAFALVFMATWFIRAGA; this is encoded by the coding sequence ATGCCCCCTCCTACCCCGGCGACGCCGAATTTCCTCAAGGCCCTCGGCCCGGGCATCCTCTTCGCCGGGGCGGCCATCGGCGTCAGCCATCTCGTGCAGTCGACGCGGGCGGGCGCGGTCTATGGGCTGTCGCTGGTGCTGCTGGTTGTTCTGGCCCACCTCATGAAACTCCCGGCGATGCTGTTCGGGCCCAGGTACGCCGCGGCGACGGGACGTTCGCTGCTGCACGCCTACCGGGCCCAGGGGCCGGCGACGCTGGGGGCATTCGCGGCCATCCAGGTGGGCACGATGTTCACCATCCAGGCGGCGGTCACGGCCGTGACGGCGGCGCTCGTCAAGCCCCTGGTCGTCGATCCGCTGCTGGCGCGAGCTGGCATTGCCGAGTCCGGGGCGCCGCTCTGGGTCGTCGCCGCGGGCATCTTGCTTGTGTGCATCGGGCTGCTGGCTTGCGGCGGTTTCAAATGGCTCGACCGCGTGGTGAAGGCGCTCATGCTCGTGATGGCGGTCAGCACCGTCTTCGCCGCGGCGATGCAAGTGCCCAACCTGGACCTGGGCGCGACGCCCGTGTGGCCGACGCAGTGGAACCTGGCCTTGCTCGTGTTCGCGGTCGCCCTGGTGGGCTGGATGCCCGCGCCGCTGGACATCACCGTGTGGCATTCGCTCTGGAGCCTGGCCAGGAACAGGCAGACCGGCCACGCCGCCAGCAAGCGCGAGTGCGAGCTGGATTTTTATATCGGCTTTGCGCTGTGCGTCGTGCTGGCGCTGGCCTTCGTCGTGCTCGGGGCGGCCCTGCTCTACGGCACGGGCGTCGAGCCGGCGGCGGGCGCGGGCGGCTTTGCCAACCAGCTCATCGGGCTGTATACCGATTCGCTGGGCCAATGGTCCCGCCCGCTCATCGCCACCTGCGCCATCGCCGTCATGTTCAGCACGACCATTACCGTGCTCGACGCCATCCCGCGCACCATGTCGGCGCTGTTTGGCGAGTTCCGCGGCGTTGAGCCAAAGGGCAACCGCGGCTACTGGGTCTGGCTGGCCGTGCTCGCGGCCGGGGCAATCGTGATCCTCGCGGTGTTCCTGCGATCGCTGTCGGACATGGTCGATCTCGCGACGACCCTGAGCTTCCTTGGCACGCCGGCGATCGCGTACTTCAACCACCGCGCGATGACGAGCACCGCCGTGCCCGCCGAGCACAAGCCGGCCCGGTGGCTCATCGTGCTGAGCTGGGCGGGGATCGCGTTCTGGACGGCCTTCGCGCTGGTATTCATGGCCACGTGGTTTATCCGCGCGGGCGCGTAG
- a CDS encoding NAD(P)-dependent alcohol dehydrogenase — protein sequence MTTPTTPTKAYAAQSATSPLGPFDIQRREPTPTDVEIEILYCGVCHSDLHFARNEWGGTTYPVVPGHEILGRVTRVGSKVTRFKEGDLAAVGCMVDSCGTCANCKQDEEQYCEQGAIFTYNGPDKHLGGMTYGGYSQRVVCDEKFTLQVPKNLDPAAAAPLLCAGITTYSPLKRWGAGKGKKVGVVGLGGLGHMGVKFAHAMGAHTVLFTTSPGKVADGKKLGADEVVISRNEEEMQAHAGSFDLILDTVSADHDLNMYLNQLKLDGTLVLVGIPPNPQPVAVFGLVAPRRTLAGSLIGGIAETQEMLDFCGKENIQCEIEMIRMDQINEAYERMLKSDVKYRFVIDMASLS from the coding sequence ATGACCACCCCCACCACCCCCACGAAGGCCTACGCCGCCCAGTCCGCCACCAGCCCGCTAGGCCCCTTCGACATCCAGCGTCGCGAGCCGACGCCGACGGACGTCGAGATCGAGATCCTCTACTGCGGGGTGTGCCACAGCGACCTGCACTTCGCCCGCAACGAATGGGGCGGCACGACCTACCCCGTGGTGCCGGGCCACGAGATCCTCGGCCGCGTCACGCGCGTGGGCTCGAAGGTCACGCGCTTCAAGGAGGGCGACCTGGCGGCGGTGGGCTGCATGGTCGACTCGTGCGGCACGTGCGCCAACTGCAAGCAGGACGAGGAGCAGTACTGCGAGCAGGGCGCGATCTTTACCTACAACGGACCCGACAAGCACCTCGGCGGCATGACCTACGGCGGCTACTCGCAGCGCGTGGTGTGCGACGAGAAGTTCACGCTCCAGGTCCCAAAGAACCTCGACCCCGCCGCCGCCGCCCCGCTGCTGTGCGCGGGCATCACGACGTACTCGCCGCTGAAGCGCTGGGGCGCCGGCAAGGGCAAGAAGGTGGGCGTGGTTGGTCTCGGTGGCCTGGGCCACATGGGCGTCAAGTTCGCCCACGCCATGGGCGCGCACACCGTGCTGTTCACTACCAGCCCGGGCAAGGTCGCCGACGGCAAGAAGCTGGGCGCTGACGAGGTGGTGATCTCCAGGAACGAAGAAGAAATGCAGGCCCACGCCGGCAGCTTCGACCTGATCCTCGACACCGTCAGCGCCGACCATGACCTGAACATGTACCTCAACCAGCTCAAGCTCGACGGCACGCTGGTCCTCGTCGGTATCCCGCCCAACCCCCAGCCGGTCGCGGTCTTCGGCCTGGTCGCCCCGCGCCGCACGCTCGCCGGCTCGCTCATCGGCGGCATCGCCGAGACCCAGGAGATGCTCGACTTCTGCGGCAAAGAGAACATCCAGTGCGAGATCGAGATGATCCGCATGGACCAGATCAACGAGGCGTACGAACGGATGCTCAAGAGCGACGTGAAGTACCGCTTCGTGATCGACATGGCGAGCCTGTCTTAG
- the fabG gene encoding 3-oxoacyl-[acyl-carrier-protein] reductase, with product MSDTPPRVALVTGASRGIGRAIATRLAADGRHVVLAARSQGPLDELKSEIEGKGGQATTLAVDVGDRASFASAIEGVIKDLGRLDVLVNNAGITRDGLLMRMTDEQWDEVINVNLTSAFAACRAAARPMMKNRFGRIVNIASTSGVVGNAGQANYAAAKAGLIGLTRTLARELGSKGVTANVIAPGFIETDMTSGLPEEVGQTVLKAMSVPRLGAPEDIAAAVSYASSDEAGFLTGQVICVDGGLTMC from the coding sequence ATGTCCGACACGCCTCCTCGAGTTGCCCTCGTCACCGGCGCCAGCCGCGGCATCGGCCGCGCCATCGCCACCCGCCTGGCCGCCGACGGCCGCCACGTGGTGCTCGCCGCCCGCTCGCAGGGCCCGTTAGACGAGCTCAAGAGCGAGATCGAAGGCAAGGGTGGCCAGGCCACGACGCTGGCCGTCGACGTGGGCGACCGCGCTTCCTTCGCCAGCGCCATCGAGGGCGTGATCAAGGACCTGGGCCGGCTGGACGTCCTGGTTAACAACGCCGGCATCACGCGTGACGGCCTGCTGATGCGCATGACCGACGAGCAGTGGGACGAGGTGATCAATGTGAACCTCACCAGTGCTTTCGCCGCCTGCCGCGCCGCCGCCCGGCCGATGATGAAGAACCGCTTCGGCCGCATCGTGAACATCGCCAGCACGTCGGGCGTCGTCGGCAACGCCGGCCAGGCCAACTACGCGGCGGCCAAGGCCGGCCTGATCGGCCTCACGCGCACCCTCGCGAGGGAGCTTGGCTCCAAGGGCGTGACCGCCAACGTGATCGCCCCGGGCTTCATCGAGACCGACATGACCAGCGGCCTGCCCGAGGAGGTCGGCCAGACGGTTCTGAAGGCCATGAGCGTTCCCCGCCTGGGCGCCCCCGAGGACATCGCCGCGGCCGTCAGCTATGCCAGCAGCGACGAGGCGGGGTTCCTGACCGGGCAGGTCATCTGCGTGGACGGCGGGCTGACGATGTGCTGA